In Pseudorasbora parva isolate DD20220531a chromosome 20, ASM2467924v1, whole genome shotgun sequence, a single window of DNA contains:
- the guca1aa gene encoding guanylyl cyclase-activating protein 1, translating into MGNSTGSTVDDLQAVEMHLWYKKFMTECPSGQLTLHEFKQFFGLRGLDPEANAYIEQMFRTFDMNKDGYIDFMEYVAALSLVMRGKMEHKLRWYFRLYDVDGNGCIDRHELLNIIKAIRAINGNESQEVSAEEFTNRVFDRIDVNGDGELSLEEFVAGARSDEDFMEVMMKSLDLSHIVAMIHNRRHSV; encoded by the exons ATGGGGAATTCAACGGGCAGCACCGTGGACGACCTGCAGGCCGTTGAAATGCATCTGTGGTATAAGAAGTTCATGACCGAGTGTCCATCTGGTCAGCTCACGCTGCATGAGTTCAAACAGTTCTTCGGGCTCAGAGGTCTGGATCCAGAGGCCAATGCCTACATCGAGCAGATGTTCCGCACATTTGACATGAACAAG GACGGTTATATAGACTTCATGGAGTACGTGGCCGCACTCAGTCTTGTAATGAGAGGGAAGATGGAGCACAAACTGCGCTGGTACTTCAGACTTTATGATGTTGACGGCAACGGCTGCATAGACAGACACGAGCTCCTGAATATCATAAAG GCCATCCGCGCCATAAACGGAAATGAGTCACAAGAAGTGAGCGCTGAGGAATTCACAAACCGAGTATTTGATAGAATTGATGTCAATGGAGATG GGGAGCTTTCACTGGAGGAGTTTGTAGCAGGGGCACGCAGTGATGAAGACTTTATggaggtgatgatgaagagtTTAGACCTCTCGCACATAGTGGCCATGATCCATAACCGGAGACACAGCGTCTAA